A stretch of Oryza brachyantha chromosome 4, ObraRS2, whole genome shotgun sequence DNA encodes these proteins:
- the LOC102704972 gene encoding sugar transport protein MST1-like, which produces MAAGVLDGVGDVSAAAYGGELTLSVLVTCLVAASGGLIFGYDIGISGGVSQMKPFLATFFPKVLRRMADAKRDQYCIFDSHALTAFTSSLYVAGLVASLAAGRVTRSLGRRGVMLMGGALFFAGGAMTGGAVNVAMLIVGRMLLGFGVGFTNQATPLYLAEMAPARWRGSLTVGFQFFLSLGILIANLTNYGTARVPWGWRLSLGLAGAPAVFIVVGAFFLTDTPSSFVMRGKVDRARAALLRVRGDRADVDAELKAVVHAVEAARGSEDGAFRRLVSGRAYRPHLTFALALPLCHQLSGMMVLTFFSPLVFRVAGFGSNAALMGAVILAAVKFASLILSTLVIDRYGRKVLVIAGAAIMIVCQVANAWIMGAQARSGAAAMPRAYSRALLVLTCLQGAGFGMSWAPLIWVIPGEIFPVEIRSAGQAVSVSVTLGLTFLQTQTFLALLCRLKYATFAYYAGWVAAMTAFVVVFMPETKGVPLESMGAVWAGHWYWRRFVGGDKPAS; this is translated from the exons GCGGCGTCTCTCAGATGAAGCCGTTCTTGGCGACCTTCTTCCCCAAGGTGCTGAGGAGGATGGCCGACGCGAAGAGGGACCAGTACTGCATCTTCGACAGTCACGCGCTGACGGCGTTCACGTCGTCACTGTACGTCGCCGGGCTCGTGGCGTCGCTGGCCGCCGGGCGCGTCACCAGGTCGCTCGGCCGGCGTGGCGTGATGCTGATGGGTGGGGCGCTGTTCTTCGCCGGTGGCGccatgaccggcggcgcggtgaACGTCGCCATGCTCATCGTCGGACGGATGCTCCTGGGGTTCGGCGTCGGGTTCACGAACCAGGCCACGCCGCTGTACCTCGCCGagatggcgccggcgcggtggcgcgggTCGCTCACCGTGGGCTTCCAGTTCTTCCTCTCGCTGGGGATACTCATCGCCAACCTGACCAACTACGGCACCGCGCGCGTCCCGTGGGGGTGGCGGCTCTccctcggcctcgccggcgcgccggcCGTCTTCATCGTCGTCGGCGCATTTTTCCTCACCGATACCCCGAGCAGCTTCGTCATGCGCGGGAAGGTggaccgcgcccgcgccgcgctccTCCGCGTGCGCGGCGACCGCGCGGACGTGGACGCCGAGCTCAAGGCTGTCGTCCACGCCGTGGAGGCCGCGCGCGGCAGCGAGGACGGCGCGTTCCGGAGGCTGGTCTCCGGGCGCGCGTACCGGCCGCACCTGACGTTCGCGCTCGCGCTGCCGCTGTGCCACCAGCTCAGCGGCATGATGGTCCTGACCTTCTTCTCCCCGCTGGTCTTCCGCGTCGCCGGCTTCGGCAGCAACGCGGCGCTGATGGGCGCGgtcatcctcgccgccgtcaagTTCGCGTCGCTCATCCTCTCCACGCTGGTCATCGACCGCTACGGCCGGAAGGTGCTCGTCattgccggcgccgccatcaTGATCGTTTGCCAG GTGGCGAACGCTTGGATCATGGGAGCACAAGCCaggagcggcgcggcggcgatgccgcGGGCGTACTCGCGGGCGTTGCTGGTGCTCACCTGCTTGCAGGGCGCCGGCTTCGGGATGTCGTGGGCGCCGCTCATCTGGGTGATCCCCGGCGAGATCTTCCCGGTGGAGATCCGGTCGGCGGGCCAGGCGGTGAGCGTGTCGGTCACGCTGGGGCTCACGTTCCTGCAGACGCAGACGTTCCTCGCGCTGCTGTGCCGGCTCAAGTACGCCACCTTCGCCTACTACGCCGGCTGGGTCGCCGCCATGACCGCCTTCGTCGTCGTGTTCATGCCGGAGACCAAGGGCGTCCCGCTCGAGTCCATGGGCGCCGTCTGGGCGGGCCACTGGTACTGGAGGAGgttcgtcggcggcgacaaaCCGGCGAGCTGA